The proteins below come from a single Drosophila teissieri strain GT53w chromosome 3L, Prin_Dtei_1.1, whole genome shotgun sequence genomic window:
- the LOC122617448 gene encoding pupal cuticle protein Edg-78E yields the protein MSKINVVVLVAMSVLLLAVQARPSDSPDAHAEIRSFVNELKQGDGSYNYQFETSNGIAQQEQGVGGYYASGSSQYYTPEGQLIQLTYTADENGFQPQGEHLPTPHPIPEAILKSLEYNRNHPEEDGEYEHHQHHQSHGQEQGAQYLQPAGALLAPASSPVVSVGQVLPYDRKV from the exons ATGTCGAAGATC AACGTCGTTGTACTTGTGGCCATGTCCGTGCTCCTGCTCGCCGTCCAGGCTCGTCCCTCCGATTCCCCGGATGCCCATGCCGAGATCCGGAGCTTTGTCAACGAGCTGAAGCAGGGGGATGGCAGCTACAACTACCAGTTCGAGACGTCCAACGGCATTgcccagcaggagcagggagTGGGTGGCTACTACGCCAGCGGCTCATCGCAGTACTACACACCCGAGGGCCAGCTCATCCAGTTGACCTACACGGCCGACGAGAACGGATTCCAGCCGCAGGGCGAACACCTGCCCACACCGCATCCCATTCCCGAGGCCATCCTGAAGTCGCTGGAGTACAATCGCAACCACCCGGAGGAGGATGGGGAGTACGAGCACCATCAGCATCACCAGAGCCATGGTCAGGAGCAGGGCGCGCAGTATCTGCAGCCAGCCGGAGCTCTGCTCGCACCCGCCTCGTCGCCAGTGGTGTCCGTGGGTCAGGTCCTGCCCTACGACAGGAAGGTATAA